One genomic window of Thermosinus carboxydivorans Nor1 includes the following:
- the lpdA gene encoding dihydrolipoyl dehydrogenase, which yields MNKRIVIIGGGPGGYVAAIRAAQLGAEVHLVEADRLGGTCLNVGCIPTKSLLHTAQLYREVQKGGLIGLKADNVRVDWPVLQSRKQATVTRLVKGVESLLKANKVTVHKGQAALKDARTVIVSGETEKEVAADIIVLATGSEPVKLNFPGAELPGVIDSTAALSLPSVPTSLVIVGGGVVGIEFAALYSALGARVTVVELLPEILPPVDGEIAVKVRQELTRQGVTFLTGARLTEVRQGDGALTALVEAGGKVEEVTGEYVLVAVGRRPRTQGLGLEAVGVALDRGRITVDEHFVTTVPGIYAVGDCNGQIMLAHAASAQGIAAVEHALGHQAAYYPQTIPSCIYIQPEVAGVGLTEEEAKKQGIAYKTGLFPLSASGKAVIDGGMSGLVKVIAGEKYGEILGVHIFGPRATDLIGEAALAIRLEATVDELVTTIHGHPTISEALAEAALAVDGKAIHWPPGMKVR from the coding sequence ATGAATAAACGCATTGTGATTATCGGCGGCGGCCCTGGCGGCTATGTGGCCGCCATCCGGGCCGCCCAACTAGGCGCCGAAGTGCATTTGGTGGAAGCCGACCGCTTAGGGGGCACTTGCCTGAATGTGGGCTGCATTCCCACCAAGTCGCTGCTTCATACGGCCCAGCTTTACCGGGAAGTGCAAAAAGGCGGCCTGATTGGTCTTAAAGCCGACAATGTTCGCGTCGACTGGCCGGTGCTGCAGTCACGCAAGCAGGCGACGGTGACGCGCCTGGTCAAAGGCGTGGAGTCGCTGCTTAAGGCTAATAAGGTAACGGTGCATAAAGGTCAGGCGGCGCTGAAAGACGCCAGGACGGTAATAGTCAGCGGCGAGACCGAAAAGGAGGTGGCGGCGGATATTATTGTGCTGGCTACCGGTTCCGAACCGGTGAAACTGAATTTCCCCGGCGCCGAGCTGCCCGGTGTCATCGACAGCACGGCCGCCCTCAGCCTGCCAAGCGTTCCAACGTCGCTCGTTATTGTCGGCGGCGGCGTCGTCGGCATCGAGTTTGCTGCTTTGTACAGCGCCCTCGGCGCCCGGGTGACGGTTGTCGAACTCTTGCCGGAAATTTTGCCGCCCGTCGACGGGGAGATTGCGGTTAAGGTGCGGCAAGAGCTCACCCGGCAGGGGGTAACTTTCCTGACCGGGGCCAGGCTGACCGAGGTTCGCCAAGGTGACGGCGCTCTTACGGCATTGGTCGAAGCCGGCGGCAAGGTCGAGGAGGTAACAGGCGAGTATGTGCTGGTGGCGGTGGGCCGCCGGCCCCGTACTCAAGGTTTGGGCCTGGAAGCGGTCGGGGTAGCTCTTGACCGGGGCCGCATTACGGTAGATGAACATTTTGTCACTACTGTGCCAGGTATTTATGCCGTCGGTGACTGCAACGGCCAGATAATGCTGGCTCATGCCGCTTCGGCGCAAGGCATTGCCGCCGTAGAGCATGCGCTGGGCCATCAGGCCGCTTATTATCCCCAGACCATTCCGTCCTGCATTTACATCCAGCCTGAAGTGGCCGGCGTGGGCCTGACGGAAGAAGAGGCCAAGAAACAGGGCATAGCCTATAAAACAGGTCTGTTCCCCTTATCCGCTAGCGGCAAGGCGGTCATTGACGGCGGCATGAGCGGCCTGGTTAAAGTCATCGCCGGTGAAAAATACGGGGAAATTCTCGGGGTCCACATCTTTGGCCCCCGTGCTACCGACCTCATCGGCGAAGCCGCCCTGGCCATCCGCCTGGAGGCGACCGTTGACGAACTGGTGACGACCATTCACGGCCATCCGACCATCAGCGAGGCCCTGGCCGAAGCGGCGCTGGCGGTAGACGGCAAGGCGATCCATTGGCCGCCGGGGATGAAGGTGCGCTGA